The following proteins are encoded in a genomic region of Enterocloster clostridioformis:
- a CDS encoding TRAP transporter substrate-binding protein, producing MKKVRKFIKRVAAAALAAAVAAGLTGCGSVTSGKRIIRVSHAQSETHPEHIGLLAFKEYVEERLGDKYEVQIFPNEILGSAQKAIELTQTGAIDFVVAGTANLETFAGVYEIFSMPYLFDSEDVYKSVMQDTDYMEKVYESTDEAGFRVVTWYNAGVRNFYAKTPIHTPDDLKGKKIRVQQSPASVAMVNAFGAAAAPMGFGEVYTAIQQGVIDGAENNELALTNNKHGEVAKYYAYNKHQMVPDMLVANLKFLNGLSPEEYQVFKDAAALSTEVELKEWDKSIEAAKDIAQNKMGVEFIDVDVDAFKQKVLPLHETMLNDNPKIVDLYNHIQEINEKAKGGKQDGDNA from the coding sequence ATGAAAAAAGTGAGAAAATTCATAAAGAGAGTGGCTGCAGCCGCCCTTGCGGCTGCTGTGGCAGCAGGTCTTACAGGCTGTGGCTCAGTGACTTCCGGAAAACGGATTATCCGTGTATCCCATGCCCAGTCAGAGACACATCCGGAGCATATAGGGCTTCTGGCTTTTAAGGAATATGTGGAGGAACGGCTGGGGGACAAGTACGAGGTTCAGATATTCCCCAATGAAATCCTGGGTTCTGCCCAGAAAGCCATTGAGCTGACCCAGACAGGGGCCATTGACTTTGTTGTGGCCGGAACTGCCAATCTTGAGACGTTTGCAGGCGTATACGAGATTTTCAGTATGCCCTATCTTTTTGACTCAGAGGATGTGTACAAGTCCGTTATGCAGGATACGGATTATATGGAAAAGGTTTATGAGTCCACGGATGAAGCCGGATTCAGGGTAGTTACCTGGTACAATGCGGGCGTCAGGAATTTTTATGCCAAGACTCCTATCCATACCCCGGATGACTTAAAGGGAAAGAAGATAAGGGTTCAGCAGAGCCCGGCCAGCGTGGCCATGGTCAATGCCTTTGGAGCAGCGGCAGCCCCCATGGGATTCGGTGAGGTATATACGGCCATCCAGCAGGGCGTTATCGACGGTGCGGAGAACAATGAGCTGGCGCTTACCAACAACAAGCACGGCGAGGTTGCCAAGTATTATGCCTATAATAAGCACCAGATGGTGCCGGATATGCTGGTCGCCAACCTGAAATTCTTAAACGGTTTAAGCCCTGAGGAATACCAGGTATTCAAGGACGCGGCAGCCCTGTCCACAGAGGTGGAGCTCAAGGAGTGGGATAAGAGCATTGAGGCAGCCAAGGACATTGCACAGAATAAAATGGGCGTGGAATTTATTGATGTGGACGTGGATGCCTTCAAACAGAAGGTGCTGCCTCTTCACGAGACCATGTTAAACGATAATCCTAAGATTGTGGACCTGTACAATCATATCCAGGAAATAAATGAAAAAGCGAAGGGAGGAAAGCAGGATGGAGACAATGCATAA
- a CDS encoding TRAP transporter small permease: METMHKVRARIMQMLGIFIICLFMLMTIIGTYQIVTRYFFNKPSTVSEELLTYSFTWMALLASAYVFGKRDHMRMGFLADKISGSVKKYLEVTIDLLTFAFAGVVMVYGGISITKLTMIQTTASLRVPMGYIYVVVPVTGIIIMMFSLMNAADMLHTDFSKKEDAGV; this comes from the coding sequence ATGGAGACAATGCATAAAGTGAGAGCAAGAATCATGCAGATGCTGGGAATTTTCATCATCTGCCTGTTTATGCTGATGACCATAATCGGAACCTATCAGATTGTTACCCGCTACTTCTTCAATAAGCCAAGTACTGTTTCCGAGGAGCTTTTAACCTACAGCTTCACATGGATGGCCCTGCTGGCTTCCGCTTATGTGTTCGGCAAAAGGGACCATATGAGGATGGGATTTCTGGCAGACAAGATTAGCGGTTCCGTCAAGAAATACCTGGAAGTAACCATCGACCTGCTGACCTTTGCCTTTGCCGGTGTGGTCATGGTGTACGGCGGCATCTCCATCACAAAGCTGACCATGATCCAGACCACCGCATCCCTCAGGGTGCCCATGGGATATATCTATGTGGTTGTGCCTGTGACAGGCATCATTATCATGATGTTCAGTCTGATGAACGCGGCAGACATGCTGCACACGGATTTCAGCAAAAAGGAGGATGCGGGAGTATGA
- a CDS encoding TRAP transporter large permease — protein MNIAVVCGLIILVLLVVMLLAGVPIAVALAVSSICAILPVLNTGAAVLTGAQRIFSGISVFSLLAIPFFILAGNIMNKGGIAVRLINFAKLFTGSIPGALAHTNAVANMLFGAISGSGTAAASAMGSIIGPIEEEEGYDRDFSAAANIATAPTGLLIPPSNVMITYSLVSGGTSVAALFMAGYIPGILWGLACMAVIFYFAKKKGYRSTKKYSNSEKVKVFFQAIPCLLMIVIVIGGIISGIFTATEGSVVAVVYSLILSLFFYKSIKFSELPKIFLDSAEMTGIIIFLIGVSSIMSWVMAFTGIPTAVSEAMLGISNNRYVILFIINILLLIIGTFMDMTPACLIFTPIFLPICQALGMNTVHFGIMMIFNLCIGTITPPVGTTLFVGVKVGKTKIENVIKPLLLYFAAIFVVLLLVSYVPILSMWLPGLLGYV, from the coding sequence ATGAATATAGCAGTAGTCTGCGGACTGATTATTTTGGTGCTTTTAGTTGTGATGCTCTTAGCGGGGGTTCCCATTGCGGTTGCCTTGGCAGTGTCATCCATCTGTGCCATTCTTCCGGTGCTCAATACGGGAGCTGCCGTGCTTACCGGCGCACAGAGAATTTTTTCCGGCATATCCGTATTCAGCCTCCTTGCCATTCCATTTTTCATTCTGGCGGGAAATATTATGAATAAGGGCGGTATTGCCGTCCGTCTCATTAACTTTGCAAAGCTTTTTACGGGAAGCATTCCGGGTGCGCTGGCCCATACCAATGCAGTGGCAAACATGCTGTTCGGCGCCATATCCGGTTCCGGTACAGCGGCTGCCTCCGCCATGGGATCCATTATCGGACCCATTGAGGAAGAGGAAGGGTATGACAGGGATTTCTCTGCGGCGGCTAATATTGCCACGGCGCCTACCGGCCTTCTGATTCCTCCAAGCAATGTAATGATTACCTACTCCCTGGTCAGCGGCGGAACCTCGGTGGCAGCCCTGTTCATGGCGGGATACATTCCGGGCATCCTCTGGGGCCTTGCCTGTATGGCGGTTATCTTTTATTTCGCCAAGAAAAAGGGATACCGCAGCACAAAGAAATACTCGAACAGTGAAAAGGTAAAGGTATTTTTCCAGGCCATTCCCTGTCTGCTGATGATTGTCATTGTTATCGGAGGAATCATCAGCGGCATTTTTACCGCAACGGAGGGAAGCGTGGTGGCAGTGGTGTACAGCCTGATTCTTTCCCTGTTCTTCTATAAGTCCATCAAGTTCTCTGAGCTGCCTAAGATTTTCCTGGACAGCGCGGAGATGACAGGCATCATTATTTTCCTGATTGGTGTGTCCAGCATCATGAGCTGGGTCATGGCCTTTACAGGAATCCCCACAGCCGTATCAGAGGCAATGTTAGGAATCAGCAACAACCGGTATGTGATTCTTTTCATCATCAATATCCTTCTGCTGATTATCGGTACATTCATGGACATGACGCCTGCCTGCCTTATCTTCACACCTATCTTCCTGCCAATTTGCCAGGCCCTGGGTATGAATACCGTGCATTTTGGTATCATGATGATATTCAACCTGTGTATCGGTACCATCACGCCTCCGGTAGGAACCACGCTGTTTGTGGGTGTAAAGGTGGGTAAGACAAAGATTGAAAATGTAATTAAACCGCTTCTATTGTATTTTGCAGCCATATTCGTTGTGCTGTTGCTTGTATCCTATGTTCCGATTCTGTCCATGTGGCTGCCGGGATTGCTGGGATATGTATAG
- a CDS encoding AEC family transporter, with amino-acid sequence MAEVLTKAGAFVAVIIMGNLLRRAGFFKEEDFYVLSKIVLKITLPAAIISNFSGIDLKPSMLVMTLLGFGGGILYITMAFFMSIGKEREERAFNVLNLPGYNIGNFTMPFAQSFLGPVGVVATSLFDTGNAFVCLGGAYSVAVVTKEKNARFSLLPVVKTLLKSLPFDAYLIMTVLSFLHVALPAPITSFTGVIGNANAFMAMLMIGVGFKLNGDSSQPGKIVRILAARYSLAIILALVFYFLLPFGIEYRQALTILALSPMSSAAPAFTGNLGSDVGLASAVNSISVVISTVLITGTLMMIL; translated from the coding sequence ATGGCAGAAGTGTTGACGAAGGCCGGGGCTTTTGTGGCCGTCATAATAATGGGAAATCTGCTGAGAAGAGCCGGTTTTTTTAAGGAGGAAGATTTTTATGTCTTATCGAAAATCGTACTTAAGATAACCCTTCCCGCAGCGATTATATCGAATTTTTCAGGGATTGACCTGAAGCCGTCCATGCTGGTGATGACACTGCTGGGATTTGGCGGGGGAATCCTGTATATCACCATGGCCTTTTTCATGAGTATTGGTAAGGAACGGGAGGAACGGGCATTCAATGTACTGAATTTGCCGGGATACAATATAGGCAATTTTACCATGCCCTTTGCCCAGAGCTTCCTGGGCCCCGTGGGTGTGGTGGCGACCAGTCTGTTTGATACGGGAAACGCGTTTGTCTGTCTGGGCGGGGCCTACAGCGTGGCAGTGGTGACAAAGGAGAAAAACGCCAGGTTCAGCCTTTTGCCGGTTGTAAAGACGTTGCTTAAATCCCTTCCCTTTGACGCATATCTCATCATGACTGTGTTGTCGTTTCTCCATGTGGCACTGCCTGCCCCCATTACCTCATTTACCGGAGTCATTGGAAATGCAAATGCATTTATGGCCATGCTCATGATTGGGGTTGGATTTAAGTTAAACGGGGACAGCAGCCAGCCCGGGAAAATCGTGAGGATACTTGCGGCACGGTATTCATTGGCCATTATACTGGCACTGGTCTTTTACTTCCTGCTGCCTTTTGGGATAGAATACAGGCAGGCACTGACCATACTTGCCCTTAGCCCCATGTCATCTGCGGCTCCTGCATTTACAGGCAACCTGGGTTCGGATGTGGGACTGGCAAGCGCGGTCAACTCCATATCCGTAGTAATCAGCACCGTGCTGATTACCGGGACACTGATGATGATATTGTAG
- a CDS encoding TRAP transporter large permease, with translation MSIAVQVAIVMVILLVVMLAAGIPIGVGIGLSSAVSMICMLPGNVAFATSAQRIFAGSNSFSLIAIPFFILAGNIMNNGGIALRLVNCAKVLGGKMPGSLAQANVIANMLFGAISGSGAAAAAAIGSTMGPLEEKEGYGKNYSVAVNVASAPVGMLIPPSNTMIVYSTVAGSVSIAALFMAGYIPGIIWGAGVIILATTAAKRLGYRSSSELTLKIALKTFWQAVPSLLMIVIVIGGILGGIFTATEGSAVAVVYATVLSLIYGSIKVKDIPRIVLDSAKITGTITFMIGLSSIMSWAMAFTGIPDMVAAAVLSVTSNKFLIFLLINVILLFVGTFMDPTPAILIFTPIFLPICTSLGMSAVQFGIVLCYNLSVGTITPPVGTILFTGCKVGGVTIESVIKHLLPYFGIIIVGLLLVTYIPVLSLGLPSLLELI, from the coding sequence ATGTCTATTGCAGTTCAGGTAGCCATTGTCATGGTCATATTACTGGTCGTTATGCTTGCAGCGGGCATACCCATTGGAGTAGGAATCGGTCTTTCCTCTGCTGTTTCTATGATCTGTATGCTGCCAGGCAATGTTGCTTTTGCCACATCCGCCCAGAGAATTTTTGCAGGCTCTAACTCCTTTTCACTGATCGCCATCCCGTTTTTTATCCTTGCAGGAAATATCATGAATAACGGCGGCATTGCTCTGCGTCTTGTCAATTGTGCCAAAGTATTAGGCGGAAAAATGCCTGGTTCCCTGGCACAGGCCAACGTTATCGCAAACATGCTCTTTGGCGCTATCAGCGGTTCTGGCGCTGCTGCTGCGGCGGCTATCGGAAGTACCATGGGCCCTCTGGAGGAAAAAGAAGGTTACGGCAAAAATTATTCCGTTGCTGTCAATGTTGCCTCCGCTCCTGTAGGAATGCTCATTCCCCCAAGCAATACCATGATCGTATACTCTACGGTAGCCGGCAGTGTTTCCATTGCTGCCCTGTTCATGGCAGGCTATATTCCTGGTATCATCTGGGGTGCCGGCGTCATTATCTTAGCAACTACTGCAGCAAAACGATTAGGATACCGCAGCTCCAGCGAGCTGACCCTTAAGATCGCTTTAAAAACATTTTGGCAGGCAGTACCAAGTCTTTTGATGATCGTCATCGTTATCGGCGGTATTTTAGGTGGTATCTTTACTGCTACCGAAGGTTCTGCCGTTGCTGTTGTATACGCTACTGTGCTGTCTCTTATCTATGGTTCTATTAAAGTAAAAGATATCCCAAGGATCGTTCTGGATTCTGCTAAGATCACTGGTACCATCACATTCATGATCGGCTTATCCTCTATCATGTCCTGGGCGATGGCTTTTACGGGAATCCCGGATATGGTAGCAGCCGCTGTCCTCAGTGTTACAAGCAATAAGTTTTTAATTTTCCTTCTTATCAATGTGATCTTACTGTTTGTCGGTACTTTTATGGACCCAACCCCGGCAATCCTTATTTTTACACCAATCTTCCTTCCTATCTGCACCAGTTTAGGAATGAGCGCGGTACAGTTCGGTATTGTTCTATGCTATAACCTTTCTGTAGGAACCATCACTCCTCCTGTGGGAACGATCCTGTTTACTGGCTGTAAAGTAGGCGGTGTAACCATTGAAAGTGTTATCAAGCACCTGCTGCCGTATTTCGGTATCATCATAGTCGGTCTGCTTTTAGTTACCTATATCCCTGTACTTTCTCTGGGGCTGCCCTCTTTGTTGGAATTGATTTAA
- a CDS encoding TRAP transporter small permease → MKTLKQGLDRFLATVCIIDFIGMVLLTVYQVIMRYVFKSPSSVSEVLARYCFVWLILLSATCVFGQRDHICITFLKDKLTGSARRTLDIINEIVIIIFSGTILVYGGMVITTMNMLQYDSILKIPTGTVYSIIPVCGVLIIFYSLYNLREIFTKKEGGV, encoded by the coding sequence ATGAAAACATTAAAACAGGGACTGGATCGTTTTCTGGCTACAGTCTGCATCATTGACTTTATTGGTATGGTGCTGCTGACTGTATATCAGGTTATCATGCGCTATGTGTTCAAAAGCCCCAGCAGTGTCAGTGAGGTGCTTGCCCGCTATTGCTTCGTGTGGCTCATCCTTCTGTCCGCTACCTGCGTATTCGGTCAGAGAGACCATATCTGCATCACCTTTTTAAAAGATAAGCTGACGGGAAGTGCAAGAAGAACATTAGATATCATCAATGAAATCGTGATCATCATCTTTTCCGGCACCATTCTGGTATATGGCGGCATGGTCATCACTACCATGAATATGCTTCAATACGATTCTATCTTAAAAATCCCTACCGGAACCGTATACAGCATCATTCCCGTCTGCGGTGTACTGATCATCTTTTACAGTCTGTACAACCTGCGCGAGATTTTTACCAAAAAAGAAGGGGGAGTATAA
- a CDS encoding TRAP transporter substrate-binding protein, whose translation MFKKILLAAGLLCLTGMLSACGGQTEQKVTEIRVAFNQNENHPQYLAMKDFGEKFEKATNGRYHMTIYPNGVLGEQGAMAEFIRTGALQMAIVPGSVPEGYDADFAIVGAPYLYDNIDHLEHAVMGGVFDELFSSTDKYKFRVLTVYTAGERNVYAKKPINSADDLKGMIIRVNDSPTYVEMTKLMGGNGAVMAQSEVYTALQQGVIDAAENSELVYRDFKNYEVAPYYAYTRHIVHPDVVLASTDFLNSMSDGDRAIFDQLIKESTEKEFTLFKEAIEQAKKDTEAAGAQFCYPDTEELRERCMPLLQRIAEQSDVTKKIYADVTALRGGEQS comes from the coding sequence ATGTTTAAAAAAATCCTATTGGCTGCAGGACTTTTATGTCTTACAGGAATGTTATCTGCCTGCGGTGGACAAACAGAGCAGAAAGTGACCGAGATCCGAGTAGCTTTTAACCAAAATGAAAATCACCCTCAGTATCTTGCTATGAAGGATTTTGGTGAAAAGTTTGAAAAAGCAACCAATGGCCGTTACCATATGACCATTTATCCAAACGGTGTTCTGGGAGAACAGGGCGCTATGGCAGAATTTATCCGTACCGGCGCCCTGCAGATGGCCATCGTTCCCGGCAGCGTTCCTGAAGGATATGATGCAGACTTTGCGATCGTAGGCGCGCCGTATCTTTATGATAACATTGACCATCTGGAGCATGCAGTTATGGGCGGAGTATTTGATGAGCTGTTTTCCTCTACGGATAAGTACAAATTCCGCGTCCTCACGGTGTACACCGCTGGCGAAAGAAATGTATACGCGAAAAAGCCTATCAATTCCGCCGATGATCTAAAGGGTATGATCATTCGTGTCAATGACAGCCCTACCTATGTAGAAATGACCAAGCTAATGGGCGGAAACGGAGCCGTTATGGCACAGTCAGAAGTTTACACCGCACTGCAGCAGGGCGTTATCGATGCTGCGGAAAACAGTGAGCTGGTTTACCGTGACTTTAAGAACTATGAGGTAGCGCCTTACTATGCCTACACCCGCCACATTGTTCACCCGGATGTCGTCCTTGCCAGCACAGATTTCTTAAATTCCATGAGTGACGGAGACAGAGCGATCTTTGATCAGCTGATAAAGGAATCTACCGAAAAAGAATTTACGCTTTTTAAGGAAGCCATTGAACAGGCAAAGAAAGATACGGAAGCTGCCGGCGCACAGTTCTGCTATCCTGATACAGAAGAATTAAGAGAACGCTGCATGCCGTTGCTTCAAAGGATTGCAGAACAATCTGATGTAACGAAAAAGATCTATGCAGATGTAACCGCACTGAGAGGGGGGGAGCAATCATGA
- a CDS encoding YhcH/YjgK/YiaL family protein: MIFSSIKNHDVFETYPDAIKKALDYLASHDFAAMEPGVYEIQGKEIYAQVFDAVTVEPDTKKAESHEKYLDVQYLVSGKERLGFTKNTGDYQIAEHIKERDLIFYQSVEDEGWIESRPGCFCIFFPSDIHRPECISGESMKLRKVVVKVSAALL; the protein is encoded by the coding sequence ATGATCTTTTCATCTATCAAAAACCACGACGTATTTGAAACCTATCCAGACGCCATCAAAAAAGCTCTGGATTATCTGGCAAGCCACGATTTTGCAGCTATGGAACCTGGCGTATATGAAATCCAGGGGAAAGAGATCTATGCTCAGGTGTTTGACGCTGTCACCGTAGAGCCGGATACCAAAAAAGCGGAATCCCATGAAAAATATCTGGATGTGCAGTATCTTGTTTCCGGTAAGGAGCGTCTTGGCTTTACAAAAAACACTGGAGATTATCAGATTGCTGAGCATATCAAGGAACGTGACCTTATCTTCTATCAGTCTGTAGAAGATGAAGGATGGATTGAATCCCGTCCAGGTTGTTTTTGCATCTTCTTTCCTTCCGACATTCACCGTCCGGAGTGTATTTCCGGCGAATCCATGAAACTGCGTAAAGTAGTCGTTAAAGTAAGCGCAGCTCTTTTGTAG